A region from the Benincasa hispida cultivar B227 chromosome 12, ASM972705v1, whole genome shotgun sequence genome encodes:
- the LOC120092620 gene encoding RNA-binding protein 24-B has protein sequence MSQQRQFHNISSSNNNSSLSLGGQYNDTTFTKIFVGGLAWETQRHTMRRYFEQFGEILEAVVITDKNTGRSKGYGFVTFKDPDAAIRACQNPSPVIDGRRANCNLASLGAHKPHPPTPQHGVGGRFRGASGIVTPPAYHVSSSSYIHQPTSQYSFPLSGYGFAGYSQDRIYPLNYYGVYGGQQFSPYYSANGISGPAGMFQNLYPYYAQSSQGYGFGIQYPHLMQYPYLPQQHGSTGILSLPGSNAIGTTTTGAIATTIMGVGSGPSQASSAVASEPNSSELISTG, from the exons ATGTCTCAACAGAGGCAATTTCATAACATTAGTAGCAGCAACAATAACAGCAGCCTTAGCCTTGGAGGCCAATACAATGACACTACTTTCACCAAAATTTTTGTTGGAGGTTTGGCTTGGGAGACTCAAAGACATACCATGAGAAGGTATTTTGAACAATTTGGTGAAATTTTGGAAGCTGTTGTTATTACTGATAAAAACACTGGCAGATCCAAGGGTTATGGCTTT gttACATTTAAGGATCCTGATGCTGCCATTAGAGCTTGTCAAAACCCTTCTCCTGTTATTGATGGAAGAAGGGCTAATTGCAATCTTGCTTCTCTTGGTGCTCATAAGCCTCATCCTCCTACTCCTCAACATG GTGTTGGTGGAAGATTTAGAGGTGCATCTGGGATTGTGACACCTCCTGCTTATCATGTTTCTTCATCATCTTATATTCATCAGCCCACTAGTCAATACTCATTCCCTCTTTCAGGATATGG GTTTGCTGGATATTCACAAGACAGAATTTATCCATTG AACTATTACGGTGTTTACGGGGGCCAACAATTTTCTCCTTATTACTCTGCGAATGGGATTTCGGGACCGGCTGGAATGTTTCAAAATCTTTATCCGTATTACGCTCAAAGTAGCCAGGGGTACGGGTTTGGAATACAGTATCCACACCTAATGCAGTACCCATATCTTCCTCAGCAGCACGGTTCGACTGGTATCCTATCACTTCCTGGCTCGAACGCAATAGGAACGACAACTACAG GTGCAATAGCAACAACGATAATGGGGGTTGGATCGGGGCCTTCACAAGCTTCTTCTGCAGTAGCATCTGAACCGAATTCGTCCGAGTTAATTTCAACTGGATGA